Sequence from the Thermoplasmatales archaeon genome:
ATGGGCAAGTATTTCCTCGGGCGAAACATCTTTTGCCATTATAACAAGTTTTGCCTCCCCTCTTTCAACTGATTTTGTTACTTCATTTGCACCCTTCCTTATTTTCCCGCTATCCCTTGCTTTTTCAACCAGCTCATACAACTTTTTAGCTAATTCATCCGGTATTTCGAATTTTACATAGATTGGCATTTATATCGCCTCCTATCATAGGCATGAGAAATATTTT
This genomic interval carries:
- a CDS encoding 50S ribosomal protein L7ae gives rise to the protein MPIYVKFEIPDELAKKLYELVEKARDSGKIRKGANEVTKSVERGEAKLVIMAKDVSPEEILAHMPYLCEEKNVLYSYVPSKEELGRSAGLLVATSVVAIVNEGDAKEIFEEVVKKVKEIKG